aagaggaagaggaagaggacaccttcgaggttgatgaggatgaagaggagatccCTTCGAAATCCCTTCCTACTTGGGATCAACCTATAAAATCCAAAGTTGGTGTAGAAGGTatgaagaagttgagggAAATgcaatcatctttcttctcctctcgaCCACAAACAAAGTCCAAGACGGTAATCGGGAAAAGAGATGTAAGGCAAAGAAACAAAGATTCGTTTTTTGGTGAAGCCGGGGAGGAAATTGAATCGCTTGATCAAAGGgctgtcaaggtgagtttgtgGTCTACTCTACACAACAAAATCTTTTACTGATCTATGTATCATAGCGCACCTCCTTCGGCGAATCTCAAGTTAGCCCACCTAAACTTCGACAACCCCGAAAATACGCACGTGTAGCTGAATCTGAAAGTATAGCTAAATCAGATGAAGGGATAAAGGTAGATGCTGGTCTGGCATTGGGAAGGTCTTTCAGATGCTCGTGGGGTCCCAATGGCGAATTGGTACATTCTGGGAAGATATGCGCTCCGAACTCAACAATGTGAGTGGTATTAGTGTGAAATTAGTGATCAGTACTGATCAGGCTTCTGCAGTACTCCCGATTCGGACGCTTTGATCCATATTGAAAAAGCAGAAACTCTCGCCAACGACGACAAAACCGAAAACAGCAAAGCTCAGCGATTGCTCTCTTTACATCTCGAACATACCCTTGTGGAGACGCTCGACGGCGTACCATACGCTACTATCGACAGTGCTATCCGATTCCGCGACTTTGCTGCTCGCTTTGATGCCGGTGATCGATCTCACGAAGCTAGTATATTCAGACTGGGAGTGGCGTTGTTCGACGAGCTCGATCTAAAACTTCCCCCTGATTCACCTGAAGAATTGGTTGAGCGTATAGCTGCCATACGAAGGAAATTGGCTCTATCGAAATGGCTCGAAGATGCTGTATCTCCATCAGTCGATTCGGATCTGATcaagaatggagaagatcgacCTGCCAAAGTATTCACCTACCTCAGTGGAcatcaagttgaaagagcGGTTCAGTCCGCCTTGGACGGCGGGGATATGAGACTCGCCACTTTGATCTCCCAAGctggaggagaagaggtttTCAGAGAGGAATTGATGAAACAATTAGAGGATTGGTCTAAATATAAAGCCAATCCGCTGATTGCCAAAGGATACAGAAAGTTATATGCTCTCTTAGCTGGGATCACCGATATTTCCCCCGGTGATTCTTCCAAAGGATCAGATGGATGTCCCGATGTACTGATCGCCGAAGGATTAGATTGGAAGAGATCATTGGGTTTACATATGTGGTATGGAAATACATTCGAAGATACCATCAGCGATGTGGTTTCTTCGTACTCTTCTGccttgacatcttcatgTCCTCCTGCAAGACCCTTACCGACATATCTCGAAAATCCTACTAGTGGTGAAACCAAAAGATGGAATTCGACCTACGAACCTACCGATATTTTAtacaatctcatcagacTATACTCGGACGTGACGATCTCCTTAGATCAAGTGCTACGTTCAAGGGAtacctcaccttcaccatttGATGTTAGATTATCGTGGCATCTGTATCTACTCCTTTCGAGAGTattggagaagagagatttcgaagatcgagatgatgagggttATTCAGCTTCTGCGGATCTTCTGACTCAAGGGTATGCCAGTCAGTTAGAAGATAGCGGGGAATGGACGAAAGCTGCTTTTGTTCTCTTGCATCTAGAGACTCCCGAGGGGTAGGTCTGTTTCGATTCTCCTTTGTGCCATGTGTGTTGAGCTGACTAATGTTTAATCATGATTCAGACGTGAAAAATCGTTACGTGAATTGATATTCCGACATCCTACTCCCACCGACGGAGAAGAACAATTCTTGACCTCACGATTGAAGGTACCCATCGAATGGCTTCACGAATCTCGAGCTGCgtctttatcatcttctggtGATGCTTGGTCAGAATACCATGCTTTGCTCAAAGCGAAGTTGTGGAACAAGGCTCATAGAGTATTAATCGAGAAATTGGCTCCAGAGGCTGTACTGAGGGATGATAAAACCTTGTTAAGAAAGTTGTGCGAAGGGTTGGATGGGAAAGGTGCAGAAGGGTGGGAATACGGTGGCAAGGTAAGTTTGAGTTTGCTTGACTCACAAGAACGATTGCTGATTATCCCTTGCTCTTACAGCTATACCTTGACTGGGCAGATCTCACCAGTGACACCGCCaaattactcacctcagTTCTATCCTCAGGGTCACTTCCCGATCCTAGAGAATCATCAATCTTATCTGAACATTCCAAAACTTTACCTAAAGTCCTCCAACTCTTACCTGCCTTATTCCCCGATAAAAACAACATTCAACAAGTCGCTTCACTCAGTGAAATGTTATCGCCCTTATATCAACTTGCTGCTGTCCTGCATAACGCTGGATATATCAATAAGACGATTGTTCCTCCCTCGAACTATTTggtggatgaagatagattgGACTTACTGCAGATGGCTGCGGTTGAAAGGTTCAACAAAGTTTTGGATGGGTTGCCTGTGGTGGCGTAGGGTAATCCCTCGAAATGTCATGGTTTTCTTCGTTAGCTTTAGGCTCTATATCATATAGcattttttcttcttctggattgtcgttttgatctttcataGGCTTTATATATACCAGTTCATAGCATTTTTCATATAGGTAATTAGGTAGACTCACGAAGAAATGAATCAACATGCATTTTAAATGTTCAATTACGTAATGTCCTTTTTCACCTGACTCGGAAAAAAAAGCCGGCGCctgaaagatgagagatgaaatACCAAATATCGAATGTAAAACTACaactcatcatatcatctcttgtATACATACCCCTCTAAGCCAAAATGTCACAATCCGAGATGAGATACTTCTCCACtagaggaggaagtgatACTTTGTCCTTTGAAGATGTGAGATTTTGGATCGTTTTCGGTATTACTCCGAATCGCGAACGGTGGATGGTGAAGTGTCAATTGCTGATTCTTGTTTGGTGTGTTAGGCCGTCTTGACTGGATTAGCACCTAATGGGGGGTAAGTTGTCAATATTCTTACTGCTAGTTGAAACCTCATTGTAACTTCAACTGCTGACATGAACTTTGAATGCAGTCTTTACATCCCCACGCACATTCCTTCCTTACCATCAGACTGGCAATCATCATGGTCCAACCTCTCCTTCCCCCAATTATCATTCGAGATTTTATCATTGTTCATCCCTCGTTCCGTCATACCCGCTGAAGATctcaaatcaatcatcaacacttcATACTCTACCTTCCGATCAGATAAGACCACCCCGCTCAAACAGacaggagagaaagaatgggtATTGGAACTTTGGCATGGACCCACTTGGGCATTCAAGGATGTCGCTCTGCAGTTCCTTGGTGAACTATTTAGGTATTTCTTAGAAAGACGGAATGGTGttttggagaaagagggtaaagaggagagagaggagtTGACTGTTGTTGGTGCTACCAGTGGAGATACTGGATCGTGAGTTGGCTACATTTTGATTTCCAATTCAATTTCAGCTTGAATCCAAGCTTCTTGGGCCCGATGTCAGTTTTGACACCGATGTTTTGCAGCGCCGCTATCTACGGTCTTCGATCCaaaccatccatcaccatcttcatcctctatccTGACGGACGAATCTCCCCCATTCAAGAAGCTCAGATGGCTACCGTCCCAGACGAAAACGTATATTGCGTTGCAGTCGAAAACTCAGATTTCGATACCTGTCAATCCATCGTCAAGACCCTCTTCTCTGACAAACAGTTCAATTCCACCCACCGACTCGGAGCTATCAACTCTATCAACTGGGCTAGAATCTTGGCTCAAATCGTATATTACTTTTCGGCTTATTTCCAATTACCTCAAGAAGCTAGACAATCAGGTGATATTCAATTCACAGTACCTACTGGTAACTTTGGTGATATTTTAGCTGGATGGTTTGCTAAAAAACTTGGTTTACCAATGAACCATCTTGTAGTAGCTACCAACGAGAATGATATTTTAGAAAGATTCTTTAGAACTGGTAGAtacgaagctgaagagaatACTGCTGGACAAGCACCTGAGACTGCTGCAGTGAACGGATCGTCAGATGGTCAACAAGCTACTTCAGCAGGAGGAAGTTCAGTCAAATCTACTCATTCTCCCGCGATGGATATTCTCCTCTCGAGTAATTTTGAGAGATTGCTCTACTATCTCGCTTTGGACACTTTAGAAAACCCTACAAACGATGAAGTAGAGGATAGATCAAGAGCTCAGGAGAAattgaatggatggatgaatgagttgaagaagaatggtaaagtCGATTTgggtgagaagatcaaagatgctGCTGGGAAGGATTTCTGGTCAGAGCGAGTATCTGATGATCAGGTGGGTGTAGAATCCTATTTCTATCAGTTGTGGTGCTAACACATTTCATAATTTTAGACCCTCGAGGAAATTCGAAAATACTATAAACGTCAAGAGTACGGTCCATACGTCGTTGATCCCCATACTGCCGTTGGTCTAGCAGCTACCGAAAGATCCCAAAAGAAGTCGTACGTCTCGTATAATCCCTTTTCTCCACTTCGGATATGACCGAatgctgattgattgttCTGGGTGTGTATAGACCCAACTCATACTGGATTACTTTATCTACCGCTCACCCAGCTAAGTTCTCCTCTGCCGTTGAACTCGCCTTGAATCCCCAACAGTTCCCCGAATTCAACTTTAGAGAGACCGTCTTACCtgatgaattgaagaagttggaaacACTCGAGAAGAGGGTGCATAAGGTCAGTGGTGAGCAGGGTGTGAGGGAGTTGATCGAAAGGGTGAAAAAGGGTGAGAAGGTCGTACCCGGGGAGGGGAAGGGGTCTATCTAGGGCATAGGTGGAAACGGAATGGAGTGAATGGCGGTGGAGGAGTGGAGATAGAGAGAAAGTAAGACACTGTACACCGCATTGGCGGTATACAAATGCATGCGACTTGGAATTATATTCATCACTTATTCATTGTGGCACCTTGAGATGAACTTTGTTTCCAAATAATTTCGTcattttcccttttcccatGACGATTTGTGAACATCACAGAACAGTAATGTTTGCCGGGATGTGGTGGTAGAGAAGCGGTGCATGGTCAACCTTATTCTACTGGCTACATGGTATATAAGACTGAGACGCATTGTCAAACTGAGgtttccttcttcatctttgtcCATCTACCATACAACACGTTAAATATCGTTCATACTATATTTCGAGCTTTACGACCTCCAAAATCGATATTTGTGTACCTCTCACTCATCTTATTGTGAATATCTCGCAATCATTCTCGATAAATAAGTAAGTTAGGGTGTATGGAGGCGAAGAAAGACGTCAAAAGTTGATGATTTGCTATATGTCACTAAGAAAAGGGATGTCGCCACCGAGTATGAACCCTCATATTGATACTTTTGATCGATATGTTAGACCCGAACAAGGTAATCCATCCTtcatgtcatcttcatatatCGCACCTGGTGGACCTAAGTGGTATGCAAGCTCTCCTTCGTTGAACAACGGTGTTATCGGTAAAATCAAATCCAACCATTATAAAGATAAACCCAGATTCATGCCATATATGCCCAAACACCTTAAATCAAAATCGTACCTCCGTGGAACATCTCAATATGATCGATCTAAGGAAGTAAAGCATGTGAATAAGTATGAAAGCTtcaataacaataacaatagCAATCATGCCTTCGAATCCGGTTTCAAATCCGTATATATTCCTCCTCAAATCGATTTCTTACATAGTTATCGAATGGAGAACGAAATTGTGAGATTGAGACGGGAGCTTAACGTCTCTGAGCATCGAAATAGGTTGTTACTTGAGCAGAATACGAAGCTACAGCAACAAGTAAAGAATGCTCGAATGGAAGTAGATGTTTTGAAAGTGGATTTCAAACataatgatgatgtatatcgAGCAAGGGAATTCATTCTCAAGTGGAGAATAAGAGAACTTAATATGAATATTGCTAGGAATGGAATGTGGTATAGTAGGGAAGAGGACtacgatgagaatgggatgggaacGGACGACGATGTACCTGTaaaagttgaagaggaggatgaggaagtaaCTGTGaaagttgaggttgaggatgatgcaTGAGTAATATTGGGTTTGGAAGGGTTTGGACTTTTTTGAACGAACGAACGAAAAGAATAGTTACTTGTTGTCTCGTGAATCaatatatacagtacatatatatgcatgTTGTCTGTGTACATACGTGATCCTTTGGATGGTTGCACCTCATCACGCACAGACACAGACACTGACGCTGACACCCTGTACTATTCACTCaaatctctctttctctctcttttcttcattGGGTGTACCTTACCTATCACAGCACGAtgacatcctcatcctcatcctcaccacctctGAGACGGCCCAAACAACCACCACactccccttccccttccttcctcgAATCACATCGCCATACGAACAAAAGAATCAAGCTACATGACTCAACCTCCAAGCTCGAATCGATCCTCTCATCCCTTTATGACTTTACCAGCatatctcaccatcaagtcaACAGTGCCCAGCGACAACTCGATTCCCTACGTGCTTACCAGACATCCTTGGAAAGGGAGAACCAATCACTCAGATCGTCGCTCAAGGAAGAACGTAGTGCCCATCAATTGACCAAAAAGGATTGGGAGATGGCTCAATCGTCAGTACGACGATTGAGGAAGGAAAACGATATACTGCTGAGAAGATATAGaaaggtggatgatgagctgtctaaagagagggagaagtaCGAGAGGTTTAGGGAGAaattggagaaggaggtCAAGGACCACTTGACAACAACTAAGGAGTTATCCagagtgaaagaggaaatcgCCTTGCTTAGAACTTCACAACGACCTGAGGTACCCGAACTGACGCAGGAATTGGAacaagctgagaaagatTGTACGAATAcggagaaggagaacaaaTACCTTATCAGAAAGAACATGGAGCTAGAGCTTGAGCTGGAAAGTTGTAAGCAATATAAATCCGCCAAAATCGTAGAGCATTTAGACGAACTGGGACGTATGCTAGGCGATGTCGGAGGTGAAGACATATTGTGAAAGTGGTACCAACGTGTAGGTGGAAGGTGCATGGTTAAATAGATGAGCGTGATTAAGGGAGTGACAGAGCCTGTTAGATGAGTTGAGACCATGTGTAGAAGATTTCGAGGGACACATCATATAACATCAAGTACAGAAATCTTGACATTTGTTAGAGTGATATGATTTTATGGGTTTATCATGACGTCCGCTCACACCCAAAGCAGCGTATGACCCGTATCTTCCTTTCCACTACCAACAAAATTCACTTTGCCTTTTCGATTTCTCCATCACTACGCCATAAGCTGGTCAACTATTTCCTCACAACCACCCTCTGAATCAGAACTCTCTAAACTATCATCCGTGAGATCGATTATGTCATCCTTTTGTTTGACAGTTACTACTTCTTTCCGGACGATGGTAGACCTCATTCGGGGTGTGATCTGTTGCTTCGAGTTGTGCAGCTCCTGCCAATCACCGGGAATGTTATCCGCCCTCGTATCTCTCCGCGCTACACACACTTACCTGTTGGATCATCTCTAGATCTCTCGATAATTCCACCATTTGTCGATGTTCTGGATGACCTGGTTTGAGCTTATCAAGTTGATCTGAAAAGTATTTCTGAGGTCGAATGAGATGCTTTCAGAAAGATTTAAGACGGTTAGTATGGTATTTCGACTGGGTCCATCactagatgatgatttgctCACATTGTTAGGAagctcttctttccttttaGACTCCGTCACCCGACATTGACTGATACTTTGTCGGGCTTTGGTGAGTGAGCAACAATGCTTATTGAGATAATAACGAAGGCATCTGACGTGAGAAGATTAACCAtctttcctcatcatcttcgtcggtTTCGACTGGTACCTTTTCACACTTACTTTTTACCAAAATTCAGTACACCATTCTTATCGGTCATGACGATGCAATCTTTGTATTCCGAGTTTCTCGAGTGTTTACACCCATCACAAACTGAATTGAATGAAGCCTCGGCGAACCACGGGTGATCGAGCAACTTTTCGGAGAGCAGCTGGTAATACATTTTGGACCGTCCCCCGAGTTTTCCATTGACGAGTTTCGAAGCTAGCTTGTCGAACATCACCTGAAAGCAAGGATATATACCTAACTGTTCGTCAAAAAAGCCGAGGACCCTATCGGCCTGTGTGTGTTTCTGGGAAGGGTAGACGTACATGTAAGTCTGGATTATTCCGATCGATCAGACGGAATCCATCACAATGTGGGGGTGCATCAAGCCGAGGTTTAGTGTCTGTCATGCGGGAGTGATTATTCGTAAGTCACAGTCACCACAATCAGGCGCATATAGGATACAGGAAAGACAAAAGTAATGCATCACTTATATGACAATGTCTCGCCAAGTCAAAAGTCACATactactgtactgtatgacATCAATTTTCGAATATCGTACTGGTACGTATACTGGTGAGGTGTGGTAATCCCATCCTTTTTAGGCGCCTCTCCATGGTCTTCCGGTGGGAATTTCAAGACTGCCGGTTATACCATCGCGACAATAATCGAGAAAGATACTCTCACAACTTCACGCAGAATCAAAACCGGTCGAACCATAAGTCTCAACTCTTGTTACATGGCATGTAGATCACAGTACGGTGGTAGGACTTACCTTGGATCATCTGTGGATGAATCTCTAGTCTCGATAACATCTCGCCTTCGGATAGGCATCCCTTGAACGACCATGATCGGTTCGTCCATCTTCGACCCGTGATGTTCTGGAAAATCAGCGATCAGCATTTCGGTATCAACACCCGATCTGGACGAAGAAAAAGGCTGAGTTTCTCGAAGGTATTCCTCAGTgagtgttgttgttgttgatgagatgttcTGACCTGATGTggtagaagcagaagcagaagcagaagcagtgTTATTCTTCGATCGTTTGGCTCTTCGTTTAGCTTGTCTAGACATCTTAGATGCTGGGTCAGTATCGGTGATTGAGGTGTCATCCTTATTGGTTGCCGAATTGGATAAACTATCTTGAAGACTCATGTTGTAAGGTGTTACTATACGAGTGGCATCAAGGGTATGGAATAAACTGTAAATTGAGTAGTAATGTAGCGATGAACAGTAATACAGTAGCTCGTCATTTTATATTCCCCAGCGTCGATTAGTGTAGTCCACTCTGATAGATTCTTTATCTCATGCAAAAAGGATGTTGGTTCATCATCGGCAAAAATATTCGGGAATCCTTTGTGAGTGAACTTCTCAGAAGTCTGCGAAATATTCTACCTTCTTGTACAGCATGACCTTCACGGTCCCGTATAGTACCGCAGGCACAGCACTGAGGATTACCATTCAGCACTTGGAGCGACGACTGACACGGGTGCTTCCATATGACTTGAAAGCTTCTCTGCCTTCCAATGTAACATAGCTTCGGGAATGCACCTTATGGGAATCAGTGGATTCAGGCTGCAGTACTAATCGAAGCTGTACTGCTCTTTCACCTGGGCCAGAGATTGAGCGATGAACCATGTCTGCGATATTGACGCACATATTCAACACTGCGCATTGATGCTGGACTGTAGCCGCCCATTGCACCATGCATCCGGTCAGGGAATTGCGCTTTGAGAATATGCTCTAGCTCAGTCAGTCATATAAACTCAGTATCAATACCTAAGGATTATAAACTGAAAAGTCCCCCAGACCTTCCATGTCATTCCTAAACTCGGTCAGCTCTTCCTCGCTGAATTCTTGAGAATCAAAACCCACGAAGAGTTCTTGCTCCCTATTATTGTCGTAGTCCCATACGCTACTTCAAATTAAAACACAGTACAAGTAGAGTAGGAGGCAAAAACGGACCTACCCGTTATTGGATTTTGCGCTCCATATAGTCGTTCTATCGGGACCAGATAGATACAAATGATTAGCCACTGGATCGATATATCTCAAAACTTTATTGAGTTTGATGAAGATCACAGTGTCCTTCGAACTTTTATTATCCTCTGATTGTTGAACTGATTTATCAGGCTCATTATTCAATGAGTTTACCGAGGGTTGACCGGTAGTGGATCCGGTGTTTGTGGTGTTGTCCTTGTTATCCATTATGAATGTCTGACTGCAGTGGTGAAATGAGTTGTTGTATACGAAATGGGATAAAAGACTCGAGACAGTGCATATCGTTTGATGATTAATATATCATAGAACAAGCATGAGACATCGCTGGAGATAGTCTTTGAGAAGCATGATAAGCACTGTTGATAGGTTGGAAGTTGTCTAGACAAAAGATTAGTCCCTTCATTGTTAAGTGCGATCAAAATAGATCAAAAAGTGACATGAAAGGATGGTGACATCAAGCAGTGAATGTGGCTTCTACTGTACAACATGATCCCTCCGTTGGTTGCGTGTTTTTTCATGACCGGGTACCTCACTCAGCTTGGTTAGCCAAGCTAGACTAAACCATACTTCTTGGATTGTTCCAAATTGTCTATTGAGAATATCGAGTCTGTTTTTCGTAACTGCAATGCGAGGTTCTGAAAGGATGCATGATTGATTCAGAATCTATCCTTTCATTATGCTCTTCATTAGGTCATACTatgaaggtatatatacttgGCTAGAAAAAGATCACACTAGAATTCTCTCATTCAGCTTCTCACAGCTTGTACTTCTGATGCAATTTCGTAGATTCATAACCTCTTGAAAACTTGAAAGGAGAGTAAATCGACTATCGTTCAGCTTCCGGAGATAGGCCAAACCAGCTATTTTCCGGTGTTGGACCTTTCAGATTCCTGGATGATCTGCGCCATCAAGGACGTCATGGTTTTGAGCTCCTCAGAAGCTCTAAAAGCATCATTTACAACATCGTTAGCATGACAGAGCCTATGACATAGCTCATCCTCCACTCACTGGCGATTTACAGAGTTGAAAACACTGGATGGACGTCGAGAAGGAGTTGACACCGGCACAGAGGGAGTATTCGAAGAAGTAGAATTTTGAAATGCTTTAGGGACCAGATTGACAGAGTCTCTTCCTGTACATGAGCTGGTGCGTTCGGTTTCAGATGAAGGAACTATATTGTGATAAAAACAGGTTAGCGATCAGCATCtactgattgatcaaaggagatTTGCTCACTTTTCACAAGGATACAATAATTCTATGGAGATGGCTGATGATCACTTCTGCGTATATGACCAGGAAATAGggaaggatgagagagatTCAAGAAAGGCAGTCATGACACCGGCGTATATATACAAGTACACTTCTTAGCACTTCAGCTACGTAGAGGCTTCCTAGAAACAccctttgatcatcaatcctTTCAACGAACTTCATACTTTCATAAGCTTCAGCGAGACTGTGATACGATGCCAAGATCAGCCCGAAAGGTAATGCACTCAAGCACACACTATTCTGTATAGGTACTGGACTAGGAAGACATACTTAGCGCTGACTGGAAAGTTGAGTTGACATGCAGATACAGGAGGCTTCATCCTCTTATTCATCTGGATATGAAAGCTCATGCACATTCTTACTTTCATCACCCCCATCGCCTAGAAGATCAGGAAGTTCTTCCATACTTCGCCCATAAATCTGTAACTCTAAGAAATCAATTTGACTGGGATGTATCTCGCTCCGTGACATCTCGACGAACAAATCGTAAACACTAAACGGTCAAATATGGTGAGCTGCCGTTATCACTCTGAACTAATAATTGTGTTTCGCCACTCACCCTCTGAAACATTCTGAAGGACTCTTATAAGTGCGTCTACGGCCGGAACCTATGATTTTCAGTTCGGGGTCCAGATGGTATGTTGTAGTGACCTCGACGAGGATGGTATCCTTATTGAACGAGAGTGAACACGAAGTATTGAAGGAGTTGGAGTCTGTCGTGGCTTGAGTAGAGGACGTTTGTGGCGGTACAGATCCGTCGTTGGTCTCGGTCATGTGTTCGATCTGCGAGCTTGACAGCGTTGATAACTACTCACCATGGAACTTGTTGCgaaagaggaggtgatgACCAACAAGAGTAAAATGATCAAGCCATCTGGGACATCATGCATCAAGAGACACAGAGAGGAAGGCTCGGGTCACACAGCGCGCAATCTTGATGAACATACCGTACGTCATTGTTGTCTCGTTGCCTCATCGACAACCTGCTATCATACGTCACGATGGCTAAGAGTCCAATCCTCCTTTCAAATTAAGTTTTTTGAGGGGGTACAAGCTACTGTGTGCTCCAATCACCACGGGGAAGAAGTATTGTACGCCTGATATCATAACATCTTACTCATGATGCTATAGACCTCGTCTGTAT
This window of the Kwoniella europaea PYCC6329 chromosome 3, complete sequence genome carries:
- a CDS encoding threonine synthase; the protein is MSQSEMRYFSTRGGSDTLSFEDAVLTGLAPNGGLYIPTHIPSLPSDWQSSWSNLSFPQLSFEILSLFIPRSVIPAEDLKSIINTSYSTFRSDKTTPLKQTGEKEWVLELWHGPTWAFKDVALQFLGELFRYFLERRNGVLEKEGKEEREELTVVGATSGDTGSAAIYGLRSKPSITIFILYPDGRISPIQEAQMATVPDENVYCVAVENSDFDTCQSIVKTLFSDKQFNSTHRLGAINSINWARILAQIVYYFSAYFQLPQEARQSGDIQFTVPTGNFGDILAGWFAKKLGLPMNHLVVATNENDILERFFRTGRYEAEENTAGQAPETAAVNGSSDGQQATSAGGSSVKSTHSPAMDILLSSNFERLLYYLALDTLENPTNDEVEDRSRAQEKLNGWMNELKKNGKVDLGEKIKDAAGKDFWSERVSDDQTLEEIRKYYKRQEYGPYVVDPHTAVGLAATERSQKKSPNSYWITLSTAHPAKFSSAVELALNPQQFPEFNFRETVLPDELKKLETLEKRVHKVSGEQGVRELIERVKKGEKVVPGEGKGSI